Proteins encoded together in one Cicer arietinum cultivar CDC Frontier isolate Library 1 chromosome 4, Cicar.CDCFrontier_v2.0, whole genome shotgun sequence window:
- the LOC101501999 gene encoding uncharacterized protein, whose translation MRVAVVGSGISGLVSAYVLAKAGVNVVLYEKENYLGGHAKTVNADGVDLDLGFMVFNRVTYPNMMEFFESLGVDMELSDMSFSVSLDKGRGCEWGSRNGLSGLFAQKRNVLNPYFWQMIREIIKFKDDAISYIAMIENNLQIDHNESLGQFLKSRGYSELFQKAYLIPICGSIWSCSYEGVLSFSAFSVLSFCRNHHLLQLFGRPQWLTVKWRSQNYVKKVKEELQSNGSQIVANCEVDLVSASENGCVVHCKDGSEEMYDGCIMAIHAPDALRLLGDEATYDERRIIGAFQYAYSDIFLHRDESLMPQNPAAWSAWNFLGSTNNKVCVTYWLNILQNIEEAGKPFFVTLNPDHVPENTLLKWSTGHPVPSVAAYKASAELDSIQGKRRIWFSGAYQGYGFHEDGLKAGMAAAHGILGRCCALLTNPIHMVPSWKELGARLFVTRFLSCFITTGSLTLLEEGGTMFTFEGTGKMCSPKSVLRVHNPQFYWKVMTQADLGLADAYINGDFSFVDKDEGLLNFFLVLIANRDLNASNSKLKKSRGWWTPILFTAGLTSAKFFMDHVSRKNTLTQARRNISRHYDLSNELFAIFLDETMTYSCAVFKNEDEDLKDAQMRKISLLIEKAKIEKKHEILEIGCGWGSLAIEVVKKTGCKYTGITLSKEQLKLAEKRVQDAGLQDHIKFLLCDYRQLPKTYKFDRIISCEMIEAVGHEYMEEFFGCCESLLADDGLLVLQFISIPDERYDEYRRSSDFIKEYIFPGGCLPSLSRITSAMASTSKLCVEHVENMGIHYYQTLRWWRKNFLERQSEILDLGFNEKFIRTWEYYFDYCGGGFKSRTLGNYQVVFSRPGNVTTFSDPYKSWP comes from the exons ATGAGAGTTGCAGTGGTTGGTAGTGGAATTAGTGGTTTGGTTTCAGCTTATGTGTTAGCCAAAGCTGGTGTGAATGTGGTTCTCTATGAAAAGGAAAATTACTTGGGTGGTCATGCAAAAACTGTTAATGCTGATGGTGTTGATTTGGACCTTGGTTTCATGGTCTTCAACCGG GTCACATATCCTAATATGATGGAATTCTTTGAGAGTCTTGGAGTTGATATGGAATTATCAGACATGTCATTTTCCGTCAGCCTCGACAAAGGTCGAGGCTGCGAATGGGGCAGCAGAAACGGTTTGTCCGGCTTGTTTGCACAGAAGAGAAATGTTTTGAATCCATACTTTTGGCAAATGATTAGggaaattatcaaattcaaagaTGATGCTATAAG CTATATTGCCATGATTGAAAATAACCTACAAATTGATCACAACGAGTCATTGGGGCAATTCCTCAAGTCAAGAGGTTACTCAGAATTATTTCAGAAAGCCTATCTT ATTCCAATTTGTGGTTCCATTTGGTCATGCTCTTATGAAGGAGTTTTAAGCTTTTCTGCTTTCTCAGTTCTGTCATTCTGTCGAAATCACCATCTACTTCAG CTCTTTGGCAGACCACAGTGGCTAACTGTCAAATGGCGATCGCAGAATTATGTTAAGAAG GTTAAAGAAGAGCTTCAGAGTAATGGTAGTCAAATAGTAGCTAATTGTGAGGTGGATTTGGTTTCAGCATCTGAAAATG GATGTGTTGTTCACTGCAAAGATGGTTCTGAAGAAATGTATGATGGATGCATAATGGCAATACATGCACCTGATGCTTTGAGATTATTAGGAGATGAAGCAACATATGATGAGAGAAGAATTATTGGTGCTTTTCAATATGCATACAG TGATATTTTTCTTCATCGAGATGAAAGTTTAATGCCACAAAACCCAGCAGCATGGAGTGCATGGAATTTTCTAGGAAGTACCAACAACAAAGTTTGTGTGACATACTGGCTAAACATTCTTCAG AATATTGAAGAAGCAGGTAAACCCTTTTTTGTAACTCTGAATCCAGATCATGTACCAGAAAATACATTGCTTAAGTGGTCAACTGGACACCCGGTTCCATCAGTTGCTGCATACAAAGCTTCAGCAGAGCTTGACAGTATTCAAGGGAAAAGAAGAATCTGGTTTTCTGGAGCCTACCAAG GTTATGGATTTCATGAAGATGGATTAAAG GCTGGCATGGCTGCAGCTCATGGTATTCTTGGAAGATGTTGTGCCCTTCTGACCAACCCAATACACATGGTACCTTCTTGGAAGGAACTTGGAGCACGCCTCTTTGTGACTAGATTCCTCAGTTGCTTTATTACTACTGGTTCTTTAAC CTTATTGGAGGAAGGAGGAACAATGTTTACCTTTGAGGGAACTGGGAAAATGTGTTCTCCAAAGAGTGTTTTGAGAGTTCACAATCCTCAGTTTTATTGGAAG GTCATGACGCAAGCAGATTTAGGCCTTGCAGATGCATACATCAATGGAGACTTTTCATTTGTTGATAAAGATGAAGGtctcttaaattttttcttG GTTCTAATAGCCAACAGAGATTTAAATGCATCCAACTCAAAATTGAAGAAGAGTAG GGGTTGGTGGACACCAATTTTATTTACTGCTGGTTTGACATCTGCAAAGTTCTTCATGGATCATGTCTCAAGGAAAAATACTCTCACACAAGCTCGCAGAAACATTTCTAGGCATTATGATCTG AGTAATGAACTCTTTGCAATTTTCTTGGATGAAACTATGACATATTCATGTGCAGTGTTCAAG AATGAAGATGAAGACTTGAAAGATGcacaaatgagaaaaatatcTCTTCTGATTGAAAAA gctaaaatagagaaaaaacaTGAAATTCTTGAGATTGGATGTGGATGGGGAAGTTTAGCTATTGAAGTTGTCAAAAAAACTGGTTGCAAATACACTGGTATCACTTTGTCAAAGGAGCAACTTAAGCTAGCAGAAAAAAGAGTTCAAGATGCTGGTCTTCAG GACCATATCAAATTTCTTCTATGTGACTACCGCCAATTGCCGAAGACATACAAATTTGATAGGATTATATCTTG TGAAATGATAGAAGCTGTTGGGCATGAATACATGGAAGAATTCTTTGGTTGTTGTGAATCATTATTGGCAGATGATGGACTTCTTGTTCTCCAG TTCATATCGATCCCGGATGAGCGTTATGATGAGTATAGGCGCAGTTCTGATTTCATAAAGGAATATATTTTTCCAGGAGGCTGCCTACCATCTCTAAGTAGGATAACATCAGCCATGGCATCCACATCCAAACTATg CGTGGAGCATGTTGAGAACATGGGAATTCATTACTATCAAACACTAAGATGGTGGAGAAAAAACTTCTTGGAAAGGCAGAG TGAAATTTTGGATCTTGGATTTAATGAAAAATTCATCAGAACCTGGGAATACTATTTTGATTACTGTGGTGGGGGTTTTAAGTCACGCACACTTGGGAATTATCAG GTGGTTTTCTCACGCCCGGGTAACGTTACTACATTCAGCGATCCATACAAAAGTTGGCCCTGA
- the LOC101512068 gene encoding cellulose synthase-like protein E1, producing the protein MSSMEETLPLNATHVNNSFIFTNRLHILLHSIALCFLLYYRFSFLFHNSQTPLLLPYLLLFSSEIILSFLWILDQSFRWHPITRTVFPERLPENDQLPHIDVFICTADPTKEPTLDVVNTVLSAMALDYPPQKLHVYLSDDGGSNITLNAMKEGLKFAKWWIPFCVRYRVLCRCPEAYFNDSENDSADFCGDVDFFAYKRMIKEKYEALKEGLMRVKEDHDHSGDTNGVTGQNHPSIVEVIEENGSGEIEQVKLPLLVYVSREKKPSHPHHFKAGALNALYRVSGVISNSPYILVLDCDMFCSEPASARQALCFHLDPKISPSLAFVQFPQKFHNISKNDIYDSQHRATYKVLWQGMDGLKGPLLSGTGFYIKRESLYGNYKNKDTDFELQEYVGTSNEFIKSLKQKDSTNLVTVGSELPVQETLLLASCNYETGTKWGKEVGFLYGTVCEDVHTGIRLNCNGWNSVYCDPPKPQFLGNSTTNLNDLLIQGTRWSSGLLENGFTKFCPLINCPLRMYLPHRLSLSYITCFPLYCLPLWCFAIVPQLCLLSGIPLYPKVSEPSFFIFAYIYVSALTKLLVEVLSTGGTFRSWIIEQRMWMMRSISVHLYGLLDCLMKEFGLREASFLPTNKVKDEEQTMLYEMDKYDFRTSNMFLVPMVTLVTINIFCFIGGIYRVLSLGELDKMFIQLFLVAYIIVVNYPIIEGIVIRKDKGRISHSVVAISNVLATIITCAVYALVRKV; encoded by the exons ATGAGTTCAATGGAGGAAACTCTTCCACTTAATGCCACCCATGTCAACAACTCTTTCATTTTCACCAATAGGTTACACATACTCCTCCATTCCATAGCTTTATGTTTCTTACTTTATTACAGATTCTCTTTCCTTTTTCATAACTCACAAACACCATTATTACTACCTTACCTTCTACTTTTCTCATCTGAAATCATTCTCTCCTTTTTATGGATTCTAGACCAATCATTTCGTTGGCACCCAATTACAAGAACTGTCTTTCCAGAAAGATTACCAGAAAATGATCAACTTCCACACATTGATGTCTTTATATGCACTGCTGATCCAACTAAGGAACCTACTTTGGATGTTGTCAATACTGTTTTATCAGCTATGGCATTGGATTATCCACCTCAGAAACTTCATGTCTATCTTTCTGATGATGGTGGTTCAAATATTACATTGAATGCTATGAAGGAGGGTTTGAAGTTTGCAAAGTGGTGGATTCCTTTTTGTGTAAGATACAGAGTTTTGTGTAGGTGTCCTGAGGCTTACTTTAATGATTCAGAGAATGATAGTGCTGATTTTTGTGGGGATGTTGACTTTTTTGCATATAAGAGAATGATCAAG GAAAAATATGAGGCTCTTAAAGAAGGTTTAATGAGAGTGAAAGAAGATCACGATCACTCTGGAGATACTAATGGTGTAACAGGTCAAAATCATCCGTCTATTGTAGAG GTGATAGAAGAAAATGGCAGTGGTGAAATAGAGCAAGTGAAATTGCCATTACTTGTTTATGTTTCCCGTGAGAAAAAGCCTTCTCATCCTCATCATTTCAAAGCTGGAGCCCTCAATGCCCTT TATCGTGTCTCTGGAGTGATTAGCAATTCTCCATATATACTAGTGCTGGATTGTGACATGTTCTGCAGTGAACCAGCTTCTGCAAGACAAGCACTGTGTTTCCACCTTGATCCCAAGATATCACCTTCACTTGCTTTTGTTCAATTCCCTCAGAAATTTCacaatataagcaaaaatgacATATATGATAGTCAGCACCGAGCAACTTATAAA GTTTTATGGCAAGGTATGGATGGACTTAAGGGCCCCTTATTGTCTGGCACTGGATTCTATATTAAAAGGGAATCATTATATGGGAATTACAAGAATAAAG ACACTGATTTTGAACTCCAAGAATATGTTGGcacatccaatgagttcatcaAATCCTTAAAGCAAAAAGACAGTACAAATTTAGTCACTGTTGGGAGTGAATTGCCTGTACAAGAGACTTTGCTTTTGGCTTCTTGTAATTATGAAACTGGAACTAAATGGGGTAAAGAG GTTGGCTTCTTATATGGTACTGTATGTGAAGATGTTCACACTGGAATCAGGCTAAATTGCAATGGTTGGAATTCAGTTTACTGTGATCCACCTAAGCCACAGTTCCTTGGAAACAGTACCACTAATTTGAATGATTTACTAATTCAAGGCACTAGATGGAGCTCTGGACTTCTTGAAAATGGTTTCACCAAGTTTTGTCCTCTTATTAATTGCCCTTTAAGGATGTATCTTCCTCACAGACTTTCTCTTTCATACATTACATGTTTCCCTCTATATTGTTTACCTCTTTGGTGTTTTGCTATTGTCCCTCAGCTTTGTCTACTATCTGGAATTCCTCTATACCCTAAG GTCTCAGAACcatcattcttcatttttgcATACATCTATGTATCAGCTCTCACCAAACTTTTAGTTGAAGTCCTTTCAACTGGAGGAACATTCAGATCATGGATAATAGAGCAAAGGATGTGGATGATGAGATCAATATCAGTTCATTTATATGGATTGTTAGATTGTCTAATGAAGGAATTTGGATTAAGAGAGGCTAGTTTCTTGCCAACCAACAAAGTGAAAGATGAGGAACAAACTATGCTTTATGAAATGGACAAATATGACTTTAGAACATCAAACATGTTTCTTGTACCAATGGTTACACTTGTTACCATCAACATATTTTGCTTCATAGGGGGAATCTATAGAGTGTTGTCATTGGGAGAATTGGACAAGATGTTCATACAACTTTTCCTTGTGGCTTATATAATTGTTGTCAACTATCCAATCATTGAAGGGATTGTTATAAGGAAAGATAAAGGACGCATTTCTCATTCAGTAGTTGCAATATCTAATGTCTTGGCCACAATTATCACTTGTGCTGTGTATGCTTTAGTAAGGAAGGTATAA
- the LOC101511754 gene encoding heterogeneous nuclear ribonucleoprotein 1: MDSDQGKLFIGGISWDTNEEKLKEHFGNYGDVLNTSVMREKNTGKPRGFGFVVFSDPSVLDRVLEDKHVIDGRTVDAKRAFSREDQQISVTSRTGNSNSGMNSGNGGNVRTKKIFVGGLPPTLAEEKFRQYFEAYGHVTDVVVMYDQNTGRPRGFGFITFDTEEAVDRVLHKTFHDLNGKQVEVKRALPKDANPGASSRMMGGSGGGSGGIGGYQGYGASGGNQNAYDGRTDSSRYMQPQSAAGGFPPYGSSAYSAAGYGYGSASNGLGYGAAYGSYGGAAAGYGGPAAATYGNPNVPNAAYAGGPPGGPRTSWPAQAPSGYGSMGYGNTAAWGAPSGGAGSGSXXXXXXXXXXSGAAAYGNQGYGYGGYGGGYGGSDSSYGNPGVYGAVGGRTGSAPNSNASGSELQGSGGSGSYMGSGYGDANGNSGYGNAAWRSEQAQASGNYGTPQGNGGQVGYGGGYGGAQSRQGQQQ, encoded by the exons atggATTCGGATCAAGGAAAGCTTTTCATCGGTGGGATTTCATGGGATACTAATGAGGAGAAACTGAAGGAACATTTTGGAAACTATGGTGATGTGTTGAACACTTCAGTCATGAGAGAGAAGAACACTGGTAAACCTAGAGGCTTTGGTTTTGTTGTCTTCTCAGATCCTTCTGTTCTTGATAGGGTTCTTGAAGACAAGCATGTTATTGATGGCAGAACG GTTGATGCCAAGAGAGCTTTCTCAAGAGAGGACCAACAGATTTCTGTCACTTCGAGAACTGGAAACTCGAATTCTGGCATGAATTCGGGTAATGGGGGGAATGTCAGGACTAAAAAGATATTTGTTGGAGGGTTGCCTCCCACTCTGGCAGAAGAAAAATTCCGCCAGTACTTTGAGGCTTATGGACATGTAACTGATGTTGTAGTCATGTATGACCAGAATACTGGACGACCACGAGGATTTGGATTTATTACATTTGATACCGAGGAGGCAGTTGATAGGGTTTTGCACAAGACATTTCATGATTTAAATGGTAAACAGGTAGAGGTGAAGCGTGCACTTCCAAAGGATGCCAATCCTGGTGCAAGTAGCCGAATGATGGGAGGTTCTGGAGGTGGCAGTGGTGGAATCGGTGGTTATCAAGGGTATGGAGCTTCTGGTGGCAATCAAAATGCATATGATGGTCGTACAGATTCTAGTAGGTATATGCAGCCTCAAAGTGCTGCAGGTGGATTCCCACCTTATGGTTCATCTGCTTACAGTGCTGCTGGATATGGGTATGGTTCAGCTAGCAATGGTCTTGGTTATGGTGCAGCGTATGGAAGTTACGGCGGTGCTGCTGCCGGGTATGGTGGACCTGCTGCTGCAACATATGGGAACCCCAATGTCCCTAATGCTGCTTATGCAGGTGGTCCACCAGGTGGGCCAAGGACTTCATGGCCTGCTCAGGCTCCCTCTGGATATGGCTCTATGGGTTATGGGAATACTGCTGCTTGGGGTGCTCCAAGTGGTGGTGCTGGATCTGGTTC NNNNNNNNNNNNNNNNNNNNNNNNNNNNNNNAGTGGAGCTGCTGCATATGGGAATCAAGGTTATGGATATGGTGGCTATGGCGGTGGGTATGGTGGAAGTGACAGTTCTTATGGGAATCCAGGTGTATATGGTGCTGTTGGTGGGCGTACTGGGAGTGCTCCAAATAGCAATGCTAGTGGGAGTGAGCTACAAGGTAGTGGTGGCAGTGGCAGCTATATGGGCAGTGGCTATGGGGATGCAAATGGAAATTCTGGTTATGGAAATGCAGCTTGGAGATCTGAACAGGCTCAAGCATCTGGTAATTATGGGACTCCTCAGGGAAATGGTGGGCAAGTTGGTTATGGTGGTGGCTATGGTGGTGCTCAGTCTCGACAAGGCCAACAGCAGTAA
- the LOC101512395 gene encoding protein unc-13 homolog, giving the protein MGQHSRRESYPSVLSSRLDFHQRRLETIAGEDLQWPFEKLEGLSADDVRETAYEIFFTSCRSSPGFGGRHALTFYSNHENNGGGGGDGGKSNQVVTKPTSRVKRTLGLKLVKRSPSRRMVGGGVSSTPSSPVGGAVSPLSNTVPPFRPRRPMTAAEIMRQQMRVTEHDDNKLRKTLLRTLVGQMGRRAETIILPLELLRHLKPSEFSDSQEYHMWQKRQLKILEAGLLLNPSLPLENNNTFASRLRDIIHSSDSKPIDIGKNSDTMRTLCNSVVSLTWRSHNGTPTDVCHWADGFPFNLHLYTSLLHSIFDIRDETQVLDEVDELLELIKKTWSTLGITLPIHNICFTWVLFQQYVATGQMEPDLLSASHAMLTEVANDAKREKDSLYVNTLSSVLTSMQTWAEKRLLNYHEYFQRGNVAQIENLVPVALLVSKISGEDLTITDGEKGDRGDITIVDSSDDRIDYYIRSSMKNAFEKALEAVNAKSGEFERKKESSDVLLQLAQETEALVMKERQHFSPILRKWHPTSGAIAALMLHTCYGQVLRQYVSEVSSLTTESVQVLQRSSKLEKLIVQIVVEDSTECDDGGKTVVREMVPFDVDSIILSLLGRWIDESLNKGKESLQRAKETETWNPKSKSECYAQSAAELMKLVAITVDEFFQVPIAITEDLVQDLVDGLENLFLDYMKFVAACGSKQSYVPLLPPLTRCNGESKLMKLWKKAVPCSSGFEDMHGVYETREGHNPHPSNSRGTERLYVRLNTLHYLLTNINSLEKSISMNPGIVPSNRLRFRNSRRAQSNNTCYFETVNLSILAACQHVSEVAAYRLVFLDSSSVFYDSLYLGGVTRGQIRPVLRIMKQNLSLTSTILTGRAQPLAMKEVMKACFDTFLMVLLAGGTSRMFHRHDHEVIQEEFEDLKRVFCTCVEGLIAENVVDAEAAVVEGVIALMGQSTEQLVEDFSIVTCESSGIGVMGNGQKLPMPPTTCKWNRADPNTILRVLCYRNDRAANHFLKRTFQLAKRT; this is encoded by the exons ATGGGTCAGCATAGCCGCCGGGAGTCCTACCCTTCTGTGTTATCCTCACGTCTCGATTTCCACCAACGCCGTCTCGAAACTATCGCCGGAGAAGACCTTCAATGGCCGTTCGAAAAGTTGGAAGGTCTGAGCGCCGACGATGTGAGGGAAACAGCCTACGAGATCTTCTTTACGTCTTGCCGATCATCGCCGGGATTCGGTGGACGTCACGCGCTGACATTTTACTCAAATCATGAGAACAATGGAGGCGGAGGCGGTGATGGAGGAAAGTCGAACCAGGTGGTGACGAAGCCAACGAGTAGGGTGAAGAGGACGTTGGGTTTGAAGCTTGTTAAGAGGTCGCCTTCGAGGAGAATGGTGGGTGGCGGTGTATCTTCAACACCGTCGTCTCCGGTGGGTGGAGCTGTAAGTCCTTTGTCGAACACGGTGCCTCCATTTAGACCGCGCCGCCCCATGACTGCCGCAGAGATAATGAGACAGCAGATGAGGGTAACGGAACATGATGATAATAAGTTGCGCAAAACTCTCTTGAGAACCCTCGTTGGTCAA atGGGAAGGCGAGCAGAAACAATAATTCTACCCTTGGAATTGCTTCGACACCTTAAGCCATCAGAATTCAGTGATTCACAAGAGTACCATATGTGGCAAAAGAGACAACTCAAAATCCTTGAAGCTGGACTACTCCTAAACCCTTCACTCCCTTTAGAAAACAACAACACATTTGCCTCACGCCTCAGAGACATTATACATAGTAGTGACTCCAAACCAATAGACATTGGTAAAAATTCAGATACAATGAGAACCCTTTGTAACTCTGTTGTTTCCTTGACATGGAGAAGTCACAATGGCACTCCAACTGATGTTTGTCATTGGGCTGATGGTTTCCCTTTCAATCTCCATCTCTATACTTCTCTTCTTCACTCCATTTTCGATATCAGGGACGAAACACAAGTCCTTGATGAAGTTGATGAGCTTCTTGAACTAATCAAGAAAACATGGTCTACATTGGGTATCACATTGCCTATTCACAATATATGTTTCACTTGGGTTTTGTTTCAACAGTATGTAGCTACTGGACAGATGGAACCTGACCTTCTTTCTGCATCTCATGCTATGTTGACTGAGGTTGCAAATGATGCCAAGAGGGAGAAGGATTCTCTCTATGTAAAC ACTCTTTCTTCTGTGTTGACATCAATGCAGACTTGGGCTGAGAAGAGGTTGCTCAATTACCATGAATATTTCCAAAGAGGGAATGTTGCTCAGATTGAAAACCTTGTTCCTGTTGCCTTGTTGGTATCCAAAATTTCAGGAGAAGATCTTACTATCACTGATGGAGAAAAGGGTGACAGAGGTGATATAACTATAGTGGATTCGTCCGACGATCGGATTGATTACTATATTCGTTCGTCCATGAAAAATGCATTCGAAAAG GCATTGGAGGCAGTGAATGCCAAGTCAGGTGAatttgaaagaaagaaagaatcgAGTGATGTTCTACTTCAATTAGCTCAAGAGACAGAAGCTTTGGTGATGAAGGAAAGACAACATTTCAGTCCAATATTAAGGAAATGGCATCCAACATCAGGTGCAATTGCAGCACTGATGTTGCACACATGCTATGGACAAGTTTTGAGGCAATATGTAAGTGAAGTGAGCTCACTAACAACAGAATCAGTTCAAGTATTGCAAAGGTCTAGTAAGCTAGAGAAGCTAATTGTACAAATAGTGGTTGAAGACTCTACTGAGTGTGATGATGGTGGAAAAACAGTTGTGAGAGAAATGGTTCCCTTTGATGTTGATTCAATCATATTAAGTCTTCTTGGAAGATGGATAGATGAATCACTCAATAAAGGCAAAGAAAGTTTGCAAAGGGCAAAAGAGACTGAA ACATGGAATCCAAAGTCTAAATCAGAGTGTTATGCACAATCTGCTGCTGAGCTAATGAAATTGGTTGCAATCACTGTGGATGAATTCTTCCAAGTTCCAATAGCAATTACAGAAGATTTAGTTCAAGATCTTGTTGATGGATTGGAAAACCTTTTCCTAGACTACATGAAATTTGTGGCAGCATGTG GTTCAAAACAAAGTTATGTTCCATTACTTCCACCATTGACAAGATGCAACGGGGAATCAAAATTAATGAAACTATGGAAGAAAGCTGTTCCATGTAGTTCTGGTTTTGAAGATATGCATGGTGTTTACGAAACACGTGAAGGTCATAATCCTCATCCATCGAATAGTCGTGGAACGGAACGCCTCTATGTTCGTCTCAACACCTTGCACTATCTCCTCACTAACATTAACTCCCTTGAAAAATCCATCTCAATGAACCCTGGCATTGTTCCTTCTAACCGCCTCCGGTTCAGGAACAGCCGCAGGGCTCAAAGCAACAACACTTGTTACTTTGAAACTGTTAATCTTTCAATCCTAGCAGCATGCCAACACGTCTCTGAAGTTGCAGCATATCGTCTTGTATTCCTTGATTCCAGTTCTGTCTTCTACGACAGTCTCTATCTTGGTGGTGTTACTAGAGGTCAGATTAGGCCTGTTTTGAGAATCATGAAGCAGAATCTCTCTTTAACGTCAACAATTCTGACTGGTAGAGCTCAACCATTGGCTATGAAGGAAGTAATGAAGGCTTGTTTTGACACGTTCCTCATGGTTTTATTAGCCGGTGGAACCTCGAGGATGTTCCACAGGCACGACCATGAGGTGATTCAAGAGGAATTTGAGGACTTGAAGAGGGTTTTCTGCACATGTGTGGAAGGTTTGATTGCAGAAAATGTTGTGGATGCAGAGGCTGCAGTTGTGGAAGGAGTGATTGCATTGATGGGACAAAGTACTGAACAATTGGTGGAAGATTTTAGTATTGTGACATGTGAATCAAGTGGGATAGGTGTGATGGGAAATGGACAAAAATTGCCAATGCCTCCTACTACTTGCAAGTGGAATAGAGCAGATCCTAATACAATATTGAGGGTATTGTGCTATAGAAATGATAGGGCTGCAAATCACTTCTTGAAGAGAACATTCCAATTGGCTAAAAGGAcgtga